CAACCACTTCCCGCATTTTCCGTCTGAACCTCAGGCCCGCATTCGGCTGGCTCGATTGACGTTGGTGGTCGAGCAACTGGCAACCGAAGTCCAGGAACTGGACTTCGTCGCTGTCGACTCCGAGCCCCTGCCCGTCTCGACCTTTAAGCGCGCTCCACGGTGCAAGTTTCGTGGGGCACGCCACGGATTCAGTACGGCTGGGCCGGTCTACGGCTTCAAACTCCATGCCTGGAGCGCTCTGAATGGCAAAATCGTGCGGTACGCGATTCGTCCTGCCAATGAGCACGATTTCAGTGTGCTCTGCGAGATGAACAGAAATTGGCCCGCGTATGGCGGGCCAAAACAGATCGGGGATAAGGGGTATCAGTCGGGGACTTGTCTGACGCCGCCGAAAGTTAATGCGAAACGGATTGATCCGCGTTGGAAACCGGAGTACGGAGCAGCCAGGAAGTGTGTGGAGTCCGCATTCTCCGTGCTGGCGGGGGCTGGACTACGCTGGGGTCAGGTCAAGACGTACCTGAGCCTTCGACTGAAGACCAATTGCGTAGTTGGGTTGTGAGTTGAGTTGGGGAGGCGCTGCCTCCCCAACTCACTGTTCTGGTGATTTAAGCG
The sequence above is drawn from the Deinococcus aerophilus genome and encodes:
- a CDS encoding IS982 family transposase → MCRPDLTLLPLPTAVTFLSHWIAPYIPAKLLHQHEKISDADLLAVALLQKLHKMPYFSRWWRFLKLNHFPHFPSEPQARIRLARLTLVVEQLATEVQELDFVAVDSEPLPVSTFKRAPRCKFRGARHGFSTAGPVYGFKLHAWSALNGKIVRYAIRPANEHDFSVLCEMNRNWPAYGGPKQIGDKGYQSGTCLTPPKVNAKRIDPRWKPEYGAARKCVESAFSVLAGAGLRWGQVKTYLSLRLKTNCVVGL